Proteins found in one Pseudomonas mosselii genomic segment:
- a CDS encoding efflux transporter outer membrane subunit, whose amino-acid sequence MNFAHTRIHRALKLLTQGRGSRLVSAGLCVAMLSACTLSPDYHRPEVSTPAQFKQAEGWTRANPSDAIARGAWWEIYGDKQLDALVEELNRSNQTVAQYEAQYRQAQALVRSSRASLFPSLNLTTSKNRSAQGTGSSSSSLSNNSSGIRDTYNAQLGVSWEIDLWGKLRETMNANESSAEASLADMAAIRLSQQSELVQNYLQLRVIDAQKRLLEATVAAYERSLKMNENQYRAGVAGPDAVAQARTQLKSTQADLIDLAWQRAQYENAIAVLMGKAPADFALAASDDIPALPQVPLSLPSQLLERRPDIASAERKVMAANSNIGVSRAAYFPDLSLSMNGGYSSSSFNNWIELPNRYWSVGPQLALTLFDAGKRSAEVDRTVAVYDQTVAQYRQTVLDGFKEVENYLVQLKVYGDEAVVRQEALDAARESLRLTENQYKAGLIGYLDVVNVQTTALSNERSVLTLLQGRLVASVQLIAALGGGWDVGRDLVVE is encoded by the coding sequence ATGAACTTTGCCCACACCCGAATCCACCGTGCCCTCAAGCTGCTGACCCAGGGACGCGGCTCGCGCCTGGTCAGCGCCGGGTTGTGCGTGGCCATGCTCAGCGCCTGTACCCTGAGCCCGGACTACCACCGCCCCGAGGTCAGTACCCCGGCACAGTTCAAGCAGGCCGAGGGCTGGACCCGGGCCAATCCGTCTGATGCCATCGCTCGGGGGGCGTGGTGGGAGATCTATGGCGACAAGCAGCTCGACGCCCTGGTTGAGGAGCTCAACCGCAGCAACCAGACCGTGGCACAGTATGAGGCGCAGTACCGTCAGGCCCAGGCGCTGGTGCGCAGTAGCCGTGCCTCGCTGTTCCCTTCGCTGAACCTGACCACCAGCAAGAACCGTTCGGCCCAGGGCACCGGTAGTTCCAGCTCCAGCCTGTCGAACAACAGCAGCGGCATCCGCGATACCTACAACGCGCAGCTCGGGGTGAGCTGGGAGATCGACCTGTGGGGCAAGTTGCGTGAAACCATGAACGCCAACGAGTCCAGCGCCGAGGCCAGCCTGGCCGATATGGCGGCCATTCGCCTGAGTCAGCAGTCGGAACTGGTTCAGAACTACCTGCAACTGCGAGTGATCGACGCGCAGAAGCGCCTGCTCGAGGCCACCGTGGCGGCCTATGAGCGGTCGCTGAAGATGAACGAGAACCAGTACCGCGCCGGGGTTGCCGGGCCGGATGCCGTGGCCCAGGCGCGTACCCAGCTCAAGAGCACCCAGGCCGACCTGATCGACCTGGCCTGGCAGCGGGCGCAGTACGAGAACGCCATCGCCGTGCTGATGGGCAAGGCGCCGGCCGACTTTGCCCTGGCGGCGAGCGATGATATTCCGGCGTTGCCGCAGGTGCCGCTGTCGCTGCCGTCGCAGCTGCTCGAGCGGCGTCCCGACATCGCCTCGGCCGAGCGCAAGGTCATGGCGGCCAACTCGAATATCGGTGTGTCGCGGGCGGCGTATTTCCCGGATCTGTCCTTGAGCATGAACGGGGGGTATTCCAGCAGTAGTTTCAACAACTGGATCGAGTTGCCCAACCGTTACTGGTCGGTCGGGCCGCAGCTGGCGCTGACGCTGTTCGACGCCGGCAAGCGCAGTGCCGAGGTTGACCGGACAGTGGCGGTGTACGACCAGACCGTGGCGCAGTATCGACAGACGGTGCTCGACGGGTTCAAGGAGGTCGAGAACTATCTGGTGCAGCTCAAGGTGTACGGGGACGAGGCGGTGGTGCGGCAGGAGGCGCTGGACGCGGCGCGGGAGTCGTTGCGGTTGACCGAGAACCAGTACAAGGCGGGGTTGATCGGGTATCTGGATGTGGTCAATGTGCAGACGACGGCGCTTAGCAACGAGCGGAGTGTGTTGACGTTGTTGCAGGGGCGGTTGGTGGCGAGTGTGCAGTTGATTGCGGCGCTTGGGGGAGGGTGGGATGTTGGGCGGGATTTGGTGGTTGAGTAA
- a CDS encoding IS256 family transposase, whose product MPTKKKPLRDLPKIPKELLEQFGEGLMTAEAIEDASAAFKKALIERALHAELGHHLGYPPGAQRPEDETNQRNGKSGKTVLTGDGPLRLEIPRDRDGSFAPILIPKHERRYTGFDDKIIAMYARGMTVREIRAFLSEQYGTEVSPDFISSVTDEVMEEIGAWQQRPLEPMYPVIFFDALRVKIREEGLVRNKAIYLALGVLPDGTRDILGIWIENTEGAKFWMKVFNDLKTRGVEDVLIAVTDGLKGMPEALSAVFPETTLQTCIVHLIRNSLDFAAWDKRRALAKALKPIYQAINAEAAEQALDEFENGPWGKQYPTVVAAWRRAWDRVIPFFVFPPAIRKVIYTTNAIESINAQLRKIIKTRGHFPNDDAATKLIWLGLRNITANWGSAAHDWKSAMNQFAILYGDRFIRPTW is encoded by the coding sequence ATGCCAACCAAAAAGAAACCCTTGCGTGACCTGCCCAAAATCCCCAAAGAGCTGCTGGAGCAGTTCGGTGAGGGCCTGATGACCGCAGAGGCTATCGAGGATGCCTCTGCGGCGTTCAAGAAGGCCTTGATCGAACGCGCTCTGCACGCTGAACTTGGCCACCACCTGGGTTATCCGCCGGGCGCGCAGCGCCCAGAGGATGAAACCAACCAGCGTAACGGCAAGAGTGGCAAGACGGTTTTGACCGGCGATGGCCCGCTGCGGCTGGAAATTCCTCGTGACCGAGACGGCAGTTTTGCGCCCATTCTCATCCCCAAGCATGAGCGGCGGTACACCGGTTTCGATGACAAGATCATCGCCATGTACGCCCGTGGCATGACGGTCAGAGAGATCCGAGCCTTTCTGTCCGAGCAGTATGGAACAGAGGTCTCACCCGACTTCATCAGCTCTGTGACAGACGAGGTCATGGAAGAAATTGGCGCGTGGCAGCAGCGGCCACTGGAGCCCATGTACCCGGTCATTTTCTTCGATGCACTGCGGGTGAAGATCCGCGAAGAAGGCTTGGTGCGCAACAAGGCCATTTACTTGGCGCTGGGCGTTCTACCCGACGGGACGCGCGATATCTTGGGCATCTGGATCGAGAACACCGAGGGTGCGAAGTTCTGGATGAAGGTCTTTAACGATCTCAAGACACGTGGTGTCGAGGATGTGCTGATTGCCGTGACCGATGGCCTCAAAGGCATGCCAGAGGCTCTCAGCGCCGTGTTTCCAGAGACGACGCTGCAGACGTGCATCGTGCACCTGATCCGCAACAGCCTGGACTTTGCAGCCTGGGACAAGCGGCGGGCACTGGCCAAGGCGCTCAAGCCGATCTACCAGGCCATCAACGCCGAAGCGGCTGAGCAGGCACTCGATGAGTTTGAAAACGGGCCCTGGGGCAAGCAGTATCCAACGGTCGTTGCGGCCTGGAGACGCGCCTGGGATCGAGTGATTCCCTTCTTTGTCTTCCCACCAGCCATCCGGAAAGTGATCTACACCACCAACGCCATCGAGAGTATCAATGCCCAACTGCGCAAGATCATCAAGACCCGAGGCCATTTCCCGAACGATGACGCAGCTACCAAGCTGATCTGGCTGGGGCTGCGAAACATCACGGCAAACTGGGGCTCAGCGGCGCATGATTGGAAAAGTGCGATGAATCAATTCGCGATTTTGTACGGAGATCGGTTCATCAGGCCGACCTGGTGA
- a CDS encoding MarR family winged helix-turn-helix transcriptional regulator, which translates to MSHFTPENFQTCAIGMLLGRAALLKDRILDWHLEADGVTAAQFKVLIIVTQYQVDTPAELCRYLGLDSGSMTRMLDRLEQKGLILRNRCPDDRRQVRLALTADGQRLADRLPLVGAAAMNELVGVLQPEELKTLEQLLAKVLLNAGDPLTIRRFGDR; encoded by the coding sequence ATGTCCCATTTCACCCCGGAAAACTTCCAGACCTGCGCCATAGGCATGCTGCTCGGCCGCGCAGCGCTCCTCAAGGACCGCATCCTCGACTGGCACCTCGAAGCCGACGGTGTCACCGCCGCCCAGTTCAAGGTGCTGATCATCGTCACCCAGTACCAGGTAGATACCCCGGCCGAACTGTGCCGCTACCTGGGCCTGGACAGCGGCTCGATGACCCGCATGCTCGACCGCCTCGAGCAAAAGGGCCTGATCCTGCGTAACCGCTGCCCCGACGACCGCCGCCAGGTTCGCCTGGCCCTGACCGCCGATGGCCAGCGCCTGGCCGACCGCCTGCCCCTGGTTGGCGCGGCGGCAATGAACGAACTGGTCGGCGTGCTGCAACCCGAAGAACTCAAGACCCTCGAGCAACTGCTCGCCAAGGTCCTGCTCAACGCCGGCGACCCCTTGACGATCCGCCGCTTCGGCGATCGTTGA